The following are encoded together in the Labeo rohita strain BAU-BD-2019 chromosome 17, IGBB_LRoh.1.0, whole genome shotgun sequence genome:
- the ap5m1 gene encoding AP-5 complex subunit mu-1, giving the protein MSIRALWVVSHEKGESGKVRFSRRFPTVEFRAKSLAGTQYVAIPEDRIIPQLLLTELGLVDADKPYVEVRDDCARQHRSPAVELRMDGPGGKTLWPVLTVTQGALILACLPLVEAPPGPRPPLPSLASVSQGLALLSGLQDFLCGPGGKPEPDVLASRLAALPSVLLQVCPLGRPLDTPPPAGSVPVAVAPSPGGAQKQPAWKAGVHRGRAVVSVALTEKVRSMQYGKSSQQDIWDVYGMVMCKCEVEGVLPNVTVTLTLPPNGSPLQDILVHPCVTSLDASILTACSVDDNDSSAFSGPYKFPFSPPLELFRLCSYTSQVPVPPILGSYQLKAEENHLKVNVVLKLHESVKNSFEYCEAHIPFFNQNLMGSVEVKVSSGQLEVSKEKNLLVWVLGQKFPKSRETTLEGTVHFSGTVAGPTDPLCTGLTAYVKLYFRVPDLTLSGCCVDQHSVQVYSSAKPRIVATRELVSSEYYIWNSTGDAPVSSGLMVL; this is encoded by the exons ATGAGTATACGAGCACTATGGGTTGTCTCACATGAGAAGGGTGAATCTGGAAAAGTGCGTTTTTCCAG gcgATTCCCAACAGTTGAGTTCCGTGCCAAATCCTTGGCTGGAACTCAGTATGTGGCCATTCCAGAGGACCGTATCATACCCCAGCTTCTGCTCACAGAGTTAGGCCTGGTGGATGCTGACAAACCTTACGTAGAAGTAAGGGACGACTGCGCCCGTCAGCACCGCTCACCGGCTGTGGAACTCCGCATGGATGGCCCAGGTGGGAAAACCCTGTGGCCCGTGCTCACGGTCACTCAGGGAGCATTAATCCTAGCCTGCCTTCCTCTAGTGGAAGCACCTCCTGGGCCTCGGCCACCTCTCCCCAGCCTGGCCTCAGTCTCCCAGGGCTTAGCTCTTTTGTCAGGCCTGCAGGATTTCCTTTGTGGCCCTGGAGGTAAACCAGAGCCTGATGTGCTGGCCTCCCGTTTGGCTGCTCTACCCTCGGTGCTCCTGCAGGTTTGCCCTTTGGGGAGGCCACTGGACACCCCTCCTCCTGCTGGATCGGTGCCCGTTGCTGTGGCTCCAAGCCCAGGGGGTGCTCAAAAGCAGCCAGCCTGGAAGGCAGGGGTCCATCGAGGCAGGGCGGTAGTAAGTGTGGCCCTTACCGAGAAGGTGAGGTCCATGCAGTACGGCAAGAGCAGTCAACAAGATATCTGGGATGTGTACGGCATGGTCATGTGCAAA TGTGAGGTTGAAGGTGTTCTGCCCAATGTGACCGTCACCCTCACACTCCCACCCAATGGTTCGCCTCTGCAGGACATTCTTGTCCATCCCTGTGTGACGTCTCTAGATGCAAGCATTCTTACCGCCTGCAGTGTGGACGACAATGACAGTTCCGCCTTTTCAGGGCCATACAAGTTCCCTTTTTCACCACCTCTGGAGCTTTTCAGACTCTGTAGTTACACCTCACAG GTACCTGTGCCACCAATTCTTGGCTCCTACCAGCTGAAGGCAGAGGAGAATCACCTGAAGGTCAATGTCGTCTTGAAGCTCCATGAAAGTGTAAAAAACAGCTTTGAGTACTGTGAGGCACACATTCCATTTTTCAACCA GAACCTAATGGGAAGTGTGGAGGTCAAAGTGAGCTCTGGACAGCTTGAGGTGTCTAAAGAGAAGAACCTACTGGTTTGGGTCCTTG GTCAGAAGTTTCCAAAGTCCCGTGAAACCACACTGGAGGGGACTGTTCATTTTTCAGGGACTGTTGCTGGACCAACAGACCCTCTGTGCACAGGACTCACTGCATATGTAAAA CTGTATTTCCGTGTGCCAGATTTGACTTTGTCTGGTTGCTGTGTGGACCAACACTCAGTGCAGGTTTACTCATCTGCCAAACCTCGTATTGTCGCAA CACGAGAGCTGGTCTCCTCAGAATACTACATTTGGAACTCCACAGGTGACGCCCCGGTGTCCTCTGGACTCATGGTGCTGTGA
- the LOC127179373 gene encoding uncharacterized protein LOC127179373, whose product MGSSNSRPKICQVAPSHCPPMEDKPSLFPTSPWMITAVNGTEMQEKGIVGQKSSNRLPPLTGRHAIPNSVHLEPGSQSVCDKTGHSIIKSHPPQPAKGWQPMTHVIGADVKPVKHTCKTYKTAESEDREWRDGPVHCYSTPSLGGHCGTSKTLQGHMKGLLLAQTMLSRQATKKRQAQQRCFRESRRKQKRVYTSCPEGDEREGRQRVRLVSRPMQQNIFWDESEGQILDIRELLQPSPR is encoded by the exons ATGGGGAGCAGCAACTCCAGGCCAAAGATTTGCCAGGTTGCGCCATCTCATTGTCCACCAATGGAGGATAAGCCTTCCCTGTTTCCAACCTCACCATGGATGATTACTGCTGTTAATGGCACAGAGATGCAAGAGAAAGGGATTGTGGGACAGAAGTCGTCCAACCGTCTGCCTCCTTTGACAGGAAGACACGCAATACCTAATTCTGTTCATTTAGAACCAG GATCTCAGAGTGTCTGTGATAAAACTGGTCACAGCATTATTAAGTCTCATCCACCACAACCAGCAAAG GGATGGCAACCAATGACCCATGTTATAGGGGCTGACGTGAAACCTGTCAAACACACATGCAAGACATACAAAACGGCAGAGTCTGAG GACAGGGAATGGAGAGATGGGCCTGTCCACTGCTATTCCACTCCCAGCCTGGGAGGGCACTGTGGCACAAGCAAAACACTACAG GGACACATGAAAGGTCTCCTGCTGGCACAGACGATGCTCAGTCGCCAAGCAACCAAGAAGCGGCAAGCTCAGCAGAGGTGCTTTAGGGAAAGTCGAAGGAAACAGAAGAGAGTGTACACCTCTTGTC CGGAAGGAGATGAGAGGGAAGGAAGGCAGAGGGTTCGGCTTGTGTCCAGGCCAATGCAACAAAACATCTTCTGGGACGAATCTGAAGGACAGATTCTAGACATAAGGGAGCTATTACAGCCAAGTCCACGGTAG
- the naa30 gene encoding N-alpha-acetyltransferase 30 yields MAEVPPGPNALPSSPSEITPLPVDGCTLLGNDEGRDIIISPGPGHQHPSDHKAIVKSNQNNVHPNASAAQFHTAQLNGVQCNHTHLQNHVQQHRPSDNQNAASDHHLDGIAETQGEHTENNNFTRNKRCSDISQSQSPPNNGINCTDSMAITESSSCRLENDVSSRTGSGDRAPAAAAALMDGAESGPGPQGAGVEQAAADSAPVAAMSRLALEEHDESIRYVRYESELQMPDIIRLITKDLSEPYSIYTYRYFIHNWPQLCFLAMVEKDCVGAIVCKLDMHKKMFRRGYIAMLAVDSKFRRKGIGTNLVKKAIYAMVEGDCDEVVLETEITNKSALKLYENLGFVRDKRLFRYYLNGVDALRLKLWLR; encoded by the exons ATGGCTGAAGTGCCGCCTGGGCCTAACGCACTGCCTTCATCCCCGAGCGAGATCACACCACTGCCCGTGGACGGGTGCACCTTACTGGGCAACGATGAGGGACGGGACATCATCATCAGCCCCGGCCCGGGACACCAGCACCCCAGCGACCATAAAGCGATAGTCAAATCCAACCAGAACAACGTGCACCCCAATGCATCAGCCGCCCAGTTCCACACAGCCCAGCTGAACGGGGTCCAGTGCAACCACACTCACCTCCAGAACCACGTCCAACAACACCGGCCGTCCGACAATCAAAACGCCGCTTCTGATCACCACTTGGACGGGATCGCTGAAACACAGGGCGAGCACACGGAAAACAACAATTTCACGAGAAATAAACGATGTAGTGATATATCGCAGAGCCAATCGCCGCCGAACAACGGGATAAACTGCACTGATAGCATGGCGATAACGGAGAGCAGCTCTTGTCGACTTGAGAATGATGTAAGTAGCAGGACTGGTTCGGGGGATCGGGCTCCGGCGGCTGCGGCAGCGCTGATGGACGGGGCTGAGTCAGGCCCGGGCCCGCAGGGCGCTGGAGTAGAACAGGCGGCGGCTGACAGCGCTCCGGTGGCGGCGATGTCGAGACTAGCGCTGGAGGAGCACGACGAGTCCATCCGATACGTGAGATACGAGTCTGAGCTCCAGATGCCCGATATCATCCGACTCATAACTAAAGACTTATCTGAGCCCTACTCCATATACACCTATAGGTACTTTATTCACAACTGGCCTCAGCTCTGCTTTCTG GCAATGGTTGAGAAGGACTGTGTTGGTGCCATTGTGTGTAAGCTAGACATGCATAAGAAGATGTTCCGTCGGGGATACATCGCCATGCTCGCTGTGGATTCCAAATTTCGCAGGAAAGGCATCG gCACCAACCTTGTGAAAAAGGCCATTTATGCTATGGTGGAGGGGGATTGTGATGAG GTGGTGCTAGAGACGGAAATCACCAACAAATCAGCCCTGAAACTCTATGAGAACCTGGGCTTTGTCAGGGACAAGCGGCTGTTTAGATATTATTTAAACGGAGTGGACGCACTTCGACTCAAACTCTGGCTTCGCTAA